One window from the genome of Cricetulus griseus strain 17A/GY chromosome 2, alternate assembly CriGri-PICRH-1.0, whole genome shotgun sequence encodes:
- the Tyrp1 gene encoding 5,6-dihydroxyindole-2-carboxylic acid oxidase encodes MKSYKIFPLASIFLSLTVFHQVWAQFPRECANVEALRSRVCCPDLSPSSGPGTDPCGSSLGRGRCVAVTADSRPHSPHYPHDGRDDREVWPLRFFNRTCQCNGNFSGHNCGTCRAGWRGAECNQKILTVRRNLLDLSTEEKSHFVRALDMAKRTTHPQFVIATRRSEDILGPDGNTPQFENISIYNYFVWTHYYSVKKTFLGVGQESFGDVDFSHEGPAFLTWHRYHLLQLERDMQEMLQEPSFSLPYWNFATGKNVCDICTDDLMGSRSNFDSTLISPNSVFSQWRVVCESLEDYDTMGTLCNSTEGGPIRRNPAGNVGRPAVQRLPAPQDVTQCLEVGVFDTPPFYSNSTNSFRNTVEGYSDPTGKYDPAVRSLHNLAHLFLNGTGGQTHLSPNDPIFVLLHTFTDAVFDEWLRRHNADISTFPLENAPIGHNRQYNMVPFWPPVTNTEMFVTAPDNLGYAYEVQWPGQEFTTSEIITIAIVAGLLLVAVIFVGASCLIRSRSSKNEVNQPLLTDHYQRYAEEYEELPNPNQSMV; translated from the exons ATGAAATCTTACAAAATTTTCCCCTTGGCCTCTATCTTCCTCTCCCTGACGGTTTTTCATCAGGTCTGGGCTCAATTTCCACGAGAGTGTGCCAATGTTGAGGCTCTGAGAAGTAGGGTGTGTTGCCCAGACCTGTCCCCTTCCTCTGGACCTGGGACTGACCCCTGTGGCTCAtcattgggaagaggaaggtgTGTGGCTGTGACCGCAGACTCCCGACCCCACAGCCCTCATTACCCCCACGATGGCAGAGATGACCGAGAAGTCTGGCCTCTGAGGTTCTTCAATAGGACGTGTCAGTGCAATGGTAATTTCTCAGGACACAACTGTGGGACCTGTCGTGCTGGGTGGAGAGGAGCTGAATGCAACCAGAAGATTCTCACAG TCAGGAGAAATCTTCTTGACTTAAGTACAGAAGAAAAGAGCCACTTTGTCAGAGCCTTGGATATGGCAAAGCGTACAACTCACCCTCAATTTGTCATTGCcacaaggaggtcagaagacataCTGGGACCAGATGGCAACACACCGCAATTCGAGAACATTTCCATTTACAACTACTTTGTTTGGACACACTATTATTCAGTCAAGAAAACCTTCcttggggtggggcaggaaagctttggtgatgtggatttcTCTCATGAAGGACCAGCTTTTCTCACGTGGCATAGGTACCATCTGCTACAGCTGGAGAGAGACATGCAG GAGATGCTGCAagagccttctttctcccttccttactGGAATTTTGCAACTGGGAAAAACGTCTGTGATATTTGCACCGATGACTTGATGGGATCCAGAAGCAACTTCGATTCTACTCTTATAAGCCCCAACTCTGTCTTTTCTCAATGGAGAGTGGTCTGCGAGTCCTTAGAAGATTATGACACCATGGGAACACTTTGTAACA GCACAGAGGGTGGGCCCATCAGGAGAAATCCAGCAGGAAACGTGGGGAGACCAGCAGTGCAGCGTCTTCCTGCTCCACAGGATGTCACTCAGTGCTTGGAGGTTGGGGTGTTTGACACACCTCCTTTTTATTCCAATTCTACAAACAGCTTTCGAAACACAGTGGAag GTTACAGTGATCCCACGGGGAAATACGACCCTGCTGTTCGAAGCCTTCACAACCTGGCCCACCTCTTCCTGAATGGAACGGGAGGACAAACGCATCTGTCTCCCAATGATCCAATTTTTGTCCTCCTGCATACCTTCACTGATGCAGTCTTTGACGAATGGCTAAGGAGGCACAATGCTG atatttctaCATTCCCATTGGAAAATGCTCCCATTGGACATAACAGACAATATAACATGGTACCATTCTGGCCTCCGGTTACCAACACAGAGATGTTTGTTACTGCTCCAGACAACCTTGGATATGCTTACGAAGTTCAATGGCCAG GTCAGGAGTTCACCACATCTGAAATCATTACAATTGCTATAGTGGCTGGACTGTTACTTGTGGCCGTCATTTTTGTGGGAGCCTCTTGTCTGATCCGTTCTAGAAGCTCCAAGAATGAAGTCAATCAGCCTCTTCTCACTGATCACTACCAACGCTATGCTGAGGAATATGAGGAGCTCCCGAATCCTAATCAGTCCATGGTCTGA